In Polyangia bacterium, a genomic segment contains:
- a CDS encoding PA14 domain-containing protein has protein sequence MPLLGLAWLLSSCAGSGAKPGGTDSGTDIAAPGTDVAADVASGNGGAMTTDVPPGTNDDGGQDPDASGAPPVDPRKTLGISCTSADQCRSGFCVDGVCCSQACDGACFSCAVSGSVGTCTPAEIGTDPRDMCPDQGLASCGTDGACDGAGACRKYPAGVTCLASTCSGSTMNLVSRCDGSGACVPTASQSCAPFTCDATVLMCRTTCKTDADCSSPNTCVAGSCGKKPLGSACTTADQCNSAFCEQGTCCGTACDGVCKSCALPGTAGTCSTVPAGQDPLGQCADNGAATCGTDGTCNGAGACRKYPSSTVCAATSCSAGTESGSRRCDGNGTCLAGATRPCEPFACGASGTCLSACTSSSDCGTDFVCIGGTCVKKSAGAACLANPECATGFCQQGVCCNRSCTGGCRACNLAGFAGTCTPVPPGQDPLSQCADTGANGCGTNGRCDGNGACQLYVSGTVCGPGACSGATQTLASRCNGGGACVAGTQQDCAPYSCAASGGACNMTCTINTECSASNVCVNASCGKRPIGGACAGNSECGSGFCAQGFCCNSACTGTCMSCAVSGSVGTCSAVLNGAADPQGTCMDKGAASCGTDGLCNGKGACRLYNGSTQCAPASCVGSTLTPARSCDGVGVCTTASTSSCQAFQCDTATNMCRQSCTADNQCTSPNVCIGGVCRKKDIATTCSSDDQCASGFCQQGVCCASSCTGTCRSCAVPGKAGACINVPAHGSSAGACTDDGQTSCKHDGLCDGAGNCEQYASGLTCGPATCTNANVVGISTCNGSGACVTGSSTSCKPFACDTNAMCKTTCTSNTDCVSPSTCINGACGGGKSNGQTCGSGVECVSTFCSPQNVCCDTACNGTCVSCNITNSVGTCKNVTAGQSPAVAGQCMDQGMATCGTNGSCNGSGACQFYADGTPCVGAMCSGSTFTPARTCSAHTCQTATGTSCGDYTCNTTGCLKNCATDNDCAGTNKCFGALCGGLKGDYFKLSDINTPTWSGTPTHTRVDGNIDFEFGGSSPFTPGAAFLSNTDPSTADVAFPNDGFTARWTGTLTSTASGTFFFQTFSDDGVSLWVKDLVNPIIAQETLKGGDLRFTSGAVNLTANQPVSIRLEYFENTGNAKVHLLWSSNTSDTDGNTNDFVVIPTSRLTPAP, from the coding sequence ATGCCACTCCTGGGGCTGGCGTGGTTGCTCTCGTCGTGCGCCGGCTCCGGCGCCAAGCCGGGCGGCACGGACAGCGGCACCGACATCGCCGCGCCGGGCACCGACGTGGCCGCCGACGTCGCTTCAGGAAACGGCGGCGCAATGACGACGGACGTACCGCCGGGAACGAACGACGACGGCGGCCAGGACCCCGACGCAAGCGGCGCTCCCCCGGTGGATCCGCGCAAGACCCTGGGCATCTCCTGCACCAGCGCCGATCAATGTCGCAGCGGATTCTGCGTCGACGGCGTGTGCTGCAGCCAGGCCTGCGACGGCGCCTGCTTTTCTTGCGCGGTCAGCGGCAGCGTCGGCACCTGCACCCCGGCCGAGATCGGGACCGACCCGCGCGACATGTGCCCCGACCAGGGCCTGGCCAGCTGCGGGACCGACGGCGCCTGCGACGGCGCTGGAGCTTGCCGCAAATATCCGGCCGGCGTGACCTGCCTGGCCTCCACCTGCAGCGGATCGACCATGAACCTGGTCTCCCGCTGCGACGGCAGCGGCGCCTGCGTCCCCACCGCTTCCCAGTCGTGCGCGCCGTTCACCTGCGACGCCACTGTCCTGATGTGCCGCACCACCTGCAAGACCGACGCGGACTGCTCGTCGCCGAACACCTGCGTGGCTGGCAGCTGCGGCAAGAAGCCCCTGGGCAGCGCCTGCACCACCGCTGACCAGTGCAACTCGGCCTTCTGCGAGCAAGGCACCTGCTGCGGCACCGCCTGCGACGGTGTTTGCAAGTCGTGCGCGCTGCCCGGCACGGCCGGCACCTGTTCGACCGTGCCCGCCGGCCAAGATCCGCTGGGCCAGTGCGCCGACAACGGCGCCGCCACCTGCGGCACCGACGGAACCTGCAACGGCGCCGGCGCCTGCCGCAAATACCCTTCCAGTACCGTGTGCGCGGCCACCAGCTGCAGCGCCGGCACCGAGAGTGGCAGCCGCCGTTGCGACGGCAACGGCACCTGCCTGGCCGGCGCCACCCGCCCCTGCGAACCCTTCGCCTGTGGCGCCAGCGGCACTTGCTTGTCGGCGTGCACCTCATCCAGCGATTGCGGCACCGATTTCGTCTGCATCGGCGGCACGTGCGTGAAGAAATCGGCCGGGGCCGCCTGCCTGGCCAACCCCGAATGCGCCACCGGCTTCTGCCAGCAGGGCGTCTGCTGCAACCGTTCGTGCACCGGCGGCTGCCGCGCCTGCAATCTGGCCGGGTTCGCCGGCACCTGCACGCCGGTGCCTCCCGGCCAGGATCCGCTAAGCCAGTGCGCGGATACCGGCGCCAACGGCTGCGGCACCAACGGGAGGTGCGACGGCAACGGCGCGTGCCAGCTTTACGTCAGCGGCACCGTCTGCGGCCCGGGTGCTTGCAGCGGCGCCACGCAGACCCTGGCCAGTCGCTGCAACGGTGGCGGCGCGTGCGTCGCCGGTACCCAGCAGGACTGCGCCCCTTACTCCTGCGCGGCCAGCGGCGGAGCGTGCAACATGACCTGCACCATCAATACTGAATGCAGCGCCAGCAACGTCTGTGTGAACGCCAGCTGCGGCAAGCGACCGATCGGCGGCGCCTGCGCCGGCAACAGCGAGTGCGGCTCAGGCTTCTGTGCCCAAGGCTTCTGCTGCAATTCGGCCTGCACCGGGACCTGCATGTCGTGCGCGGTGTCCGGCAGCGTCGGCACCTGCTCGGCGGTGCTGAATGGCGCCGCCGATCCGCAAGGCACGTGCATGGACAAGGGCGCCGCTTCCTGCGGAACCGACGGTCTTTGCAACGGCAAGGGCGCCTGCCGCCTGTACAACGGATCCACCCAGTGCGCCCCGGCCAGCTGCGTGGGCTCGACCCTCACGCCGGCGCGCAGCTGCGACGGCGTCGGCGTCTGCACGACCGCCAGCACCTCCAGCTGCCAGGCCTTCCAGTGCGACACCGCCACCAACATGTGCCGCCAGAGCTGCACGGCCGACAACCAGTGCACCAGCCCCAACGTCTGCATCGGCGGCGTGTGCCGCAAGAAAGACATCGCCACCACCTGCAGCAGCGACGATCAGTGCGCGTCGGGCTTCTGCCAGCAAGGCGTGTGCTGCGCCAGCTCCTGCACCGGCACCTGTCGGTCGTGCGCGGTGCCCGGCAAGGCTGGAGCTTGCATCAACGTGCCGGCGCACGGCAGCTCGGCCGGCGCTTGCACCGACGACGGCCAGACCAGCTGCAAGCACGACGGCCTGTGCGACGGCGCCGGCAACTGCGAGCAATACGCCTCGGGCCTCACCTGCGGCCCCGCGACCTGCACCAACGCCAACGTCGTCGGTATCAGCACCTGCAACGGTTCGGGCGCTTGCGTGACCGGCTCGTCGACGTCGTGCAAGCCGTTCGCGTGCGATACAAACGCCATGTGCAAGACCACCTGCACCAGCAACACCGATTGCGTCTCACCCAGCACGTGCATCAACGGCGCCTGCGGCGGCGGCAAGTCGAACGGCCAGACCTGCGGCAGCGGCGTCGAGTGCGTGTCCACCTTCTGCTCGCCTCAGAACGTGTGCTGCGACACCGCCTGCAACGGCACCTGCGTATCGTGCAACATCACCAACAGCGTCGGCACCTGCAAGAACGTGACGGCCGGCCAGTCGCCGGCGGTGGCCGGTCAGTGCATGGATCAGGGCATGGCGACCTGCGGCACCAACGGCTCTTGCAACGGTTCGGGCGCCTGCCAGTTCTACGCCGACGGGACTCCGTGCGTCGGCGCGATGTGCTCTGGCTCGACGTTCACGCCGGCGCGCACCTGTAGCGCCCACACCTGCCAAACGGCAACCGGGACATCGTGCGGCGACTACACCTGCAACACCACCGGCTGCCTCAAAAACTGCGCGACCGACAACGACTGCGCTGGCACGAACAAGTGCTTCGGCGCACTCTGCGGCGGACTCAAAGGCGATTACTTCAAGCTCAGTGACATCAACACACCGACCTGGAGCGGCACCCCGACTCACACTCGGGTCGACGGAAACATCGACTTCGAATTTGGAGGCAGTTCCCCATTCACGCCGGGCGCAGCTTTCTTAAGCAACACCGATCCGTCAACCGCCGACGTCGCCTTCCCCAACGACGGCTTCACCGCTCGTTGGACCGGCACCCTGACGTCGACGGCGTCCGGCACGTTCTTCTTCCAAACCTTCAGCGATGATGGCGTATCGTTATGGGTCAAGGACTTGGTGAACCCGATCATCGCCCAAGAGACCTTGAAGGGGGGCGATCTACGATTCACGTCGGGCGCCGTCAACTTAACGGCGAACCAACCGGTCTCCATACGGCTCGAATATTTCGAGAACACTGGCAACGCTAAGGTCCATCTTCTGTGGAGCAGCAATACCAGCGATACTGACGGCAATACCAACGACTTCGTCGTCATCCCGACGTCGCGTCTGACCCCCGCTCCCTGA
- a CDS encoding glycoside hydrolase gives MRTAADYLYSGEYDKAKFTSAYESLFAHVTKFNKPSIPDLIFVLGKIGSDKTITDTRWAAYMLATMFVETSHTIKLKQAAPGGQTSHVHKAWRNFTPVKEVGSGKGHGYHFPVKVDRLPNGDANVTEWDGDQWVVSSSGIAQKVQPSAIAGMRNPRLAESPLFRQAMGQMNQYYGRGYVQLTWWYNYISAGMATGQGLLFLFDPDKMLDPTSAYSIMSVGMVTGKSFANRRKFSQYFIGGKTDYLSARDMVNPGASLANKKELADIAIRFEAVLFSARVQQQGGKRP, from the coding sequence ATGAGAACCGCTGCCGACTATCTTTATTCGGGCGAATACGACAAGGCGAAGTTCACCAGCGCCTACGAATCGTTGTTCGCGCATGTGACGAAATTCAACAAGCCGTCAATTCCCGATCTCATCTTCGTTCTCGGAAAGATCGGCAGCGACAAGACGATAACGGATACGCGCTGGGCGGCCTACATGCTGGCGACGATGTTCGTCGAGACCAGCCATACGATAAAGTTGAAACAAGCGGCTCCTGGTGGGCAGACCTCCCACGTTCACAAAGCGTGGCGAAATTTCACGCCTGTGAAGGAGGTGGGCTCCGGAAAAGGACATGGCTACCATTTTCCGGTAAAGGTTGATCGCTTGCCCAATGGCGACGCCAATGTCACCGAATGGGATGGAGACCAATGGGTCGTCTCATCTTCCGGCATCGCGCAAAAGGTTCAGCCTTCGGCGATCGCCGGGATGAGAAACCCTCGATTGGCAGAGAGTCCTTTGTTTCGGCAGGCCATGGGTCAAATGAATCAGTACTACGGGCGTGGATATGTCCAGCTCACCTGGTGGTACAACTATATTTCGGCGGGTATGGCCACTGGGCAGGGCCTGCTGTTCCTTTTTGATCCGGACAAGATGCTCGATCCCACCAGTGCCTATTCGATCATGTCCGTCGGAATGGTGACCGGAAAGTCTTTCGCGAATCGACGGAAATTTTCACAATATTTCATAGGCGGGAAGACCGACTATTTGAGTGCGCGAGACATGGTGAATCCGGGCGCATCGCTAGCCAACAAAAAGGAGTTGGCGGACATTGCCATTCGTTTTGAGGCCGTGTTGTTTTCTGCTCGGGTCCAGCAGCAAGGTGGCAAAAGACCGTGA
- a CDS encoding lysozyme inhibitor LprI family protein, whose translation MPLRGVWDVEHVALDKKDTIHHTYQPDDPELMAASLIIGTPDVRFSIGHLECSQTNWQARVTTWRDLFAKAFVRSNSASQSKFPTPDDFGIAVGPEKATAYSLCPDSRSRFPKNSWAALKEADVLLLRYDEQLLFVLRRRSENAEPKPSFDCGKAVQAAEKAICKDFELAAMDRALDLARRQLLEALPEKKDSLGKTQTQWLKERDACGNDPKCIGQSIRRRIETLVWERRNG comes from the coding sequence GTGCCGCTCAGAGGTGTCTGGGATGTCGAGCATGTCGCTCTCGATAAGAAAGACACCATTCATCACACATATCAGCCCGACGATCCGGAACTGATGGCGGCGAGCCTGATTATCGGTACGCCAGACGTGCGGTTCTCGATCGGGCACCTTGAATGTTCCCAGACGAATTGGCAGGCACGCGTTACGACATGGCGAGATCTGTTCGCCAAGGCATTTGTTCGATCGAATTCAGCCAGCCAATCCAAGTTTCCTACTCCCGACGATTTTGGAATCGCGGTTGGGCCGGAGAAGGCGACGGCTTACTCTCTTTGTCCCGATTCTAGGTCTCGATTTCCGAAGAATTCTTGGGCGGCGCTCAAAGAGGCAGATGTCTTGCTGCTTCGGTACGACGAGCAGTTGCTCTTCGTACTGAGACGTCGTAGCGAGAACGCTGAACCAAAACCTTCTTTCGATTGTGGCAAGGCGGTTCAGGCCGCAGAAAAAGCGATCTGTAAGGACTTCGAACTTGCGGCTATGGATCGCGCGCTCGATCTGGCTCGTCGCCAGTTGTTGGAAGCTTTGCCCGAAAAGAAAGACTCACTCGGAAAAACGCAAACGCAGTGGCTGAAGGAGCGCGACGCCTGCGGAAACGATCCCAAATGCATTGGCCAGTCCATCAGGCGCCGAATAGAAACTCTTGTCTGGGAACGGCGGAACGGGTAG